The Virgibacillus sp. SK37 region AGTGGATGAGAATCTAGCAAAGAAACTGTTTGATTCGAATACTAAAGTACCGCATATTTTCACGGTTTCATTCTTGATAACAAGAAAAGGCGATGATGGAAAGCCATTTAATCAAGTAAGAATAATTAAACAATCGCAAGAATTGGAGAAAAAGGCTACCATCCAAAGGATAGAATTGCAAAGGCGGTATTTTGATAAGAAAGGGATTGAGTTTGGCATCGTAACAGAAAAAGAAATCAACAAGCAGTTAGCCAGAAATATTGGTTGGGCATTGAATGCGTATGATATTCAGGATTACCCGGGCCTAATTTCTAATTTGGAACTTATAAAATTAGATATGTTGGAGTATTTGTCGGATCCTTCCGATACCTTTCAGAGAATCTTTAGTAGATTAGAAAAGACATTTCAATTAGATGAAGGCTTGGGATTGATTCTATTTAAACATTTGATTGCTACTAAGGAAGTAAAAATGGATCTGAATAAGAAAATTTATTTAACAAATAAATTAGCTGACTACCAGGTGGAAATTTCGGAAAAACAGAGTGGTGAAGAAAAATATGCAATTGGTAATTAATGATTTGCTACAAAGCAAGGGAAATCCAAATGTTATTGAAAGAGTAGTTTGGATTGATAAAGAACGTCAGCTTTGTTTCCTAATTGATATTCGTCAACCGTCATTTCCTCATATTATTGAGGAAATACCTAACTTGAAAGAAGCCTTAAAGAGTGGTGATTTTGTAAAGATTGATAATGATCCGTGGGTTTTCCATGTAGATGAGGACGATTTATCCGAAACAGAAATAGAAAAACGTGATAAGGCATGGGATATCATTAATCATATCTATATAACTCCTGACATTTTTATACCGAAACGGAGATCGGAGTTAATAAAAATAGCGAGTAAGAAGTTTGGAGTCAGCACAAAAACAGTTCGCCATTATTTAAAGAGGTTCTGGTCAAGGGGGATGATTAAAAATGCTCTTTTACCTGACTATTATAG contains the following coding sequences:
- a CDS encoding heteromeric transposase endonuclease subunit TnsA, which translates into the protein MIREWNESTINRFLKEKRGQGTGKDYKPWLLVQDISSRARSTRIFGNTTQRVHQLLSDLQLYYFNFLEFDEEVIDIREQYPSLDFHDLNISVDENLAKKLFDSNTKVPHIFTVSFLITRKGDDGKPFNQVRIIKQSQELEKKATIQRIELQRRYFDKKGIEFGIVTEKEINKQLARNIGWALNAYDIQDYPGLISNLELIKLDMLEYLSDPSDTFQRIFSRLEKTFQLDEGLGLILFKHLIATKEVKMDLNKKIYLTNKLADYQVEISEKQSGEEKYAIGN